In the genome of Pseudomonas sp. B33.4, the window GCAAAGCCGCACCGGGCGAAGTGCAGGTCACCCTGTATTGCAATCAACGGGAATTCAGCGAGCTGGAACATGGCGACCAGCTGTTCAGCGTGGTCGCCCGGGAGATCGTCGAGCAGCGCCGCGACAGCGAACGCTATCGCTGCTACATCACCGACCTCGACCTTTCAGGCCTGCTCGGTGACGGGCAAAGTTCAAGCAATCTCTATCTGCGCTACAAGGCTGACCTGGAGCGCGCCCTGAACGAGGCGCTCGAACAGGTCTGAGGCGGGCCTACTCGCGGAAATCACCGCCGTTGGCCGGCTGCGATTCAACTTCCAGCAAAGTCAGTTTGAGGGTCTTGCCACCGGGTGCAGGCCAGTCGATGTGCTGACCGACTTTCAGGCCCAGCAACGCGCTGCCGACCGGAGCCAGGATCGAGATCTTGCCTTCATCGGCGTTGGCATCCTTGGGATAGACCAGCGTCAGGTGATAGTCCTTGCCACTGCCTTCTTCGCGGCAATGCACACGGGAATTCATGGTCACGACATCGGCGGGCACTTCATCGTGGCCGACCACGGTGTCGGCGCGGTCCAGCTCGGTTTGCAGCGCAATCACGCCCGGCGCAGCCTGGTCTTTCTCGTTCAGGTTGTCGATCAGGCGCTCCAGACGTTGCACGTCCAGACGGGTAAGGGTGATGGAAGGTGCGGTCATGATCCGGGCAGACTCCTTTCTTCTGCACACAAAAAAAGCAAAACCCCGCCAAAAAAGACGGGGTTTTCACCAGGCCTCGATGGGTTGAGGCGTGTTCGGACACTATCACAGCTCAAAAAATATACAAGTCACGCCCCGCCGCGCTGTTTGCGCTGCGACGCCTGCGCGCAAATCACCCGCCGCCGCTCATCGTCCGCCGAGCGCCATTCGCGGATATCTTCGACATGCCGGAAGCAGCCCAGACAGACCTTTTGTTCGTCCAGCCGGCACACGCCGCTGCACGGTGAAGGCACGGCCGGGCTGATGTTGCTGTAGAGCGGCTTCGGAGGCCGGGCGGGAGCGGTGTCAGTCACGGAATCACAGACCTTCGAAATCGAATTCGGCGTCGGCCTGCTGCTTGACGATACGCTCGAGCATTTCGCCCAGTTGCTCTTCGCTCTTGTCGCACATCCAGCGCTCGCTTTCTTCGTCGTAGTCGAAGTGGAAACCACCGGACACCGCCGCCAGCCACAGCTGACGCAGCGGCTCCTGACGGCTGAAGATCAGCTGCGAGCCGTTTTCGAACTTGACGGTGAGCACACCGGCCGAGTTCTCCATGTCGATATCCAGATCACTTTCGTCAAAGATGTCTTCCAGTTTTTCCTGGGTTTCATCGACCAGATCGTGAAAACGGGCTTCGGACAAACTCATTGCGGCAACCTCAAAAAATGTCTGATCAGGCTCAAGCGCCGAAAGATACGGACGCTGCCGGCCGATTGCAAAGATTAACGACCAAGCACCGATCGGCGTAACAAACCCGGTACCTGTGGGAGCGGGCTTGCCCGCGATGAGGCCGGCAAATTTAACATTGATGTCGATTGAACCACCGCAATCGCGGGCAAGCCCGCTCCCACAGGGTTTTATATGCTGGTGGGCAAGCCCCGCCGGACGGGAACCCCCTCGCATAGGCAAGCCGCCGGGTGGCCGGTATACTCCGGCGCAATTAACGCATTTTCAAGGATTTCGCCATGAAGCGCCTGATCTCTTCCCTTGCTGCGCTCGTCGCGGTTGCCTGCCTCGTTTCGGCCTGTGGTCAAAAAGGCCCGCTGTACCTGCCGGATGACGATCAGGACCCGGCCGAGCAAGCCCAGTCTTCGCAGAAGCAGCCGTCCAAAGCACACAAGCACGACGTTTACCAATAAGGGATCGCCATGGACGCTTTTAACTACCGTGGCGGGGAGCTGTTCGCGGAAGGTGTGGCGCTGTCCGCCATCGCCGACCGCTTCGGCACGCCCACCTACGTCTACTCGCGCGCACACATCGAAGCGCAGTATCTGGCTTACGCCGATGCGCTGGCCGGCATGCCGCATCTGGTGTGCTTTGCGGTCAAAGCCAACTCCAACCTCGGCGTGCTGAATGTCCTGGCCCGTCTCGGCGCCGGTTTCGACATCGTCTCCCGTGGTGAACTGGAGCGTGTACTGGCCGCTGGCGGCAGCGCTGACAAGATCGTCTTCTCCGGTGTCGGCAAGACCCGTGACGACATGCGTCGCGCACTGGAAGTCGGCGTGCACTGCTTCAACGTCGAATCCACCGACGAGCTCGAGCGTCTGCAAGTGGTTGCCGCTGAGCTGGGCGTTCGCGCGCCGGTATCGCTGCGCGTGAACCCGGACGTCGATGCCGGCACCCACCCGTACATTTCCACCGGTCTCAAAGAGAACAAGTTCGGCATCGCCATCGCCGACGCCGAAGACGTGTACGTGCGTGCCGCGCATCTGCCTAACCTGGAAGTGGTCGGTGTCGACTGCCACATCGGTTCGCAGCTGACCACGCTGCCACCGTTCCTCGATGCCCTCGACCGTCTGCTGGATCTGGTCGATCGTCTCGGCGATTGCGGCATTCACCTGCGCCACATCGATCTCGGTGGTGGTTTGGGCGTGCGTTATCGCGATGAAGAGCCACCATTGGCTGCCGACTACATCAAAGCCGTGCGCGAGCGTCTGAACGGTCGCGATCTGGCACTGGTGTTCGAGCCGGGCCGTTACATCGTTGCCAATGCTGGCGTGCTGCTGACTCAGGTCGAGTACCTCAAGCACACTGAACACAAAGACTTCGCCATCGTCGACGCGGCGATGAACGACCTGATCCGCCCGGCGCTCTATCAGGCGTGGATGGACGTCACTGCAGTCAAACCGCGTGACACCGCTGCGCGCAAATACGACATCGTTGGCCCGATCTGCGAAACCGGCGACTTCCTAGCCAAGGACCGCGAACTCGCACTGGAAGAAGGCGACCTGCTGGCTGTGCATTCGGCCGGTGCCTACGGTTTTGTGATGAGCTCCAACTACAACACCCGTGGCCGTGCCGCTGAAGTGCTGGTAGACGGTGATCAGGCTTTTGAAGTGCGCCGCCGCGAAACCGTGGCCGAGCTGTTTGCCGGCGAAAGCCTGCTGCCGGAGTAACCCATGCTGCTGCGTTTTACTAAAATGCACGGATTGGGCAATGACTTCATGGTTCTCGACCTGGTCAGCCAGCACGCGCATATTCAGCCAAAGCACGCCAAGCAATGGGGCGACCGCCACACTGGCATTGGTTTCGACCAGTTGCTGATCGTCGAGGCGCCGAGCAACCCGGACGTGGATTTCCGTTACCGGATCTTCAACTCCGACGGCTCTGAAGTTGAGCAGTGCGGCAACGGTGCACGCTGCTTTGCGCGCTTCGTGCTCGACAAGCGTCTGACCGCCAAACGGCAGATCCGCGTCGAGACCAAGGGCGGCATCATTGAACTGGACGTGCGTAACGACGGCCAGATCGGCGTGAACATGGGCGCCCCGCGTCTGGTGCCGGCGGATATTCCGTTCAACGCGCCAGCGCAAGCCATCAGTTATCAGCTGGAAGTCGACGGCACCACGGTCGAACTGGCCGCCGTGTCGATGGGCAACCCTCACGCAGTGCTGCGTGTGCAGGACATCAACAGCGCACCGGTGCATGAACTGGGGCCGAAAATCGAACACCACCCGCGCTTCCCGGCGCGAGTGAATGTCGGTTTTCTCCAGGTCATCGACCGCAACCGCGCGCAGCTGCGCGTGTGGGAACGCGGCGCCGGGGAAACTCAGGCCTGCGGCACCGGCGCATGTGCAGCGGCTGTCGCTGCGATCAGCCAGGGGTGGATGGATTCGCCGCTATTGATCGACCTGCCCGGCGGGCGTCTGTCCATAGAATGGGCAGGCCCTGGCCAACCGGTGCTGATGACCGGTCCGGCAGTGCGTGTATACGAAGGACAAGTGCGTCTTTGAGTGAGCAGAAACCATGACCGATAAGCCTCAGGTACCCGCCCGACAGTCCGACGAATCAGCGTCCGAGAGCCTGGAGGCGGCAGCGGTTGCCGCATACCTCGAGGCGCATCCGGACTTCTTCGTCGAGCACGAAGAATTGCTGCCTGCCCTGCGTATTCCTCACCAGCGCGGCGACACCGTGTCGCTGGTCGAACGGCAGATGACCATCCTGCGCGACCGCAACATCGAAATGCGCCATCGGCTCTCGCAGTTGATGGACGTCGCCCGCGACAACGATCGCCTGTTCGACAAAACCCGCCGCCTGATTCTTTCCCTGATGGACGCCAGTAGCCTGGAAGACGTGGTGATCAGCGTCGAAGACAGTCTGCGCCAGGATTTTCAGGTGCCTTTTGTCAGCCTGATTCTGCTCGGCGATAACCCGGCACCGGTCGGCCGCTGGGTCACCCACGCCGACGCGCAGGTCGCCATCGGCGGTTTGCTCACCGAAGGCAAAAGCGTCAGCGGCAGCCTGCGCGAACATGAGCTGGACTTCCTCTTCGGCGAAGAACAGCGCAAGCAGATCGGCTCCACCGCTGTGGTCGCGGTCAGCCATCAAGGCATCCATGGCATTCTGGCGATCGCCAGCCGTGATCCGCAGCACTACAAGAGTTCGGTCGGTACGCTGTTCCTCAGCTACATCGCCGAAGTCATGGGCCGCGTGCTGCCACGGGTCAACAGCTCCCTGCGCTCGGTACGCTGAACATGGAACGGCAGCTGGACGCTTACTGCGAACACCTGCGCAGTGAGCGACAGGTGTCGCCGCACACGCTGTCAGCCTACCGCCGTGACCTCGATAAAGTCCTCGGCTGGTGCATCAAGCAGAACATTGGCAGTTGGGCCGCGCTCGATATTCAACGCCTGCGCAGCCTGATCGCCCGCCTGCACGCGCAAGGCCAGTCCTCGCGCAGCCTCGCCCGGTTGCTCTCGGCGGTGCGCGGGCTCTATCACTATCTGAATCGCGAAGGTCTTTGCGACCACGATCCGGCGACCGGTCTGGCGCCGCCGAAAGGCGAACGTCGCCTACCGAAAACCCTCGACACCGACCGTGCATTGCAACTGCTTGAAGGCGCGGTCGAGGACGATTTTCTTGCGCGTCGGGATCAGGCGATTCTGGAGTTGTTCTACTCCTCCGGTCTGCGCCTCTCCGAGCTGACCGGGCTCAATCTAGATCAACTCGACCTCGCCGATGGCATGGTGCAAGTGCTCGGCAAGGGCAGCAAAACCCGTCTGCTGCCGGTCGGTAAAAAGGCCCGCGAAGCCATCGAACAATGGCTGCCATTGCGCGCCATGACCAACCCGGCGGACGACGCCGTGTTCGTCAGCCAGCAAGGTCGACGCCTTGGCCCGCGAGCGATTCAGGTACGCGTCAAACTGGCCGGCGAGCGCGAACTGGGGCAGAACCTGCACCCGCACATGCTGCGGCACTCCTTTGCGAGTCACCTGCTGGAATCTTCGCAGGACCTGCGCGCCGTGCAGGAATTGCTCGGCCACTCAGACATCAAGACCACGCAGATCTACACCCATCTGGACTTCCAGCACCTGGCGGCGGTCTACGACAGCGCCCACCCACGGGCCAAACGCATGAAAGGCGATGATTCATGAGCATCCAGTTGATCACCTTCGACCTCGACGACACCCTCTGGGACACCGCGCCAGTGATCGTCAGCGCCGAAGCGGTATTGCGCGAATGGCTGAGCGAACACGCGCCGAATCTGGGCGCCGTGCCGGTGGAGCATTTGTGGGCGATTCGTGAGCGGGTGCTGACCAATGAGCCGGGGCTCAAGCATCGAATCAGCGCGCTGCGACGGCGCGTGTTGTTTCATGCGATGGAAGACGCTGGATATGCCCATGGCGAAGCCACCGACCTGGCAGACAAGGGTTTTGAAGTATTTCTGCATGCGCGGCATCAGATCGAAGTGTTCCCTGAAGTCGAGCCAGTGCTGGAAATTCTCGCCAATCACTATGCGCTTGGCGTGGTCACCAATGGCAATGCCGATGTGCGTCGATTGGGGCTGGCGGATTACTTCAAGTTTGCGCTGTGCGCGGAAGATATCGGCATCGCCAAACCGGATGCCCGGTTGTTTCATGAAGCCTTGCAGCGTGGTGGTGCTACAGCCGAAACTGCCGTGCACATCGGTGATCATCCGGGCGATGACATTGCCGGGGCGCAGCAGGCCGGGTTGCGGGCTATCTGGTTTAACCCGGCGGGCAAAGTCTGGGAAGCGGATCGCCTGCCGGATGCCGAGATTCGTAGCCTGACCGATTTGCCAGCCGTGCTTGCACGCTGGAATGCCACCTCGAACTGACACAGTTCCATTGTAGGAGTGAGCCTGCTCGCGATTGCGGTGTATCAGATACATCTGGGTTGACTGACACACCGCAATCGCGAGCAGGCTCACTCCTACAGGGGGTAGTGGCGCGTGCGGAATTCCAGGCATGAAAAAGCCCGCAGCGACGGCGGGCTTTTTCAGCAAGACAGCGGCACGCCTCAGATAGGGCGGCTACCGTACTTGTTGTCCGGCTTCTTCGGCGGATCGGCGACCACATTGGCCTCCACTTCCTGAACCTTGCCGCCACGGGACAGGAACTCTTCCATGGCCTTGGCCAGGGCGTCGCGCTCCTTGTTCTTGGCTTCAATGCTCGGCAATTCGTCTACCGACACCGCAGCCTTGGCTTTGCCTTTGGCAGCCGGGGCCGGCGTATCGTCGCCACCATCGTCGTCAGCAACGTCTTCCGCTGCTGCTTCCAGGCCTTCCTCGGCCTCGTCTTCGTCGCCTACTTCGAGGTCGTCGTTTTCCAGATCATCGTCGCTCATGTTCTACCTCATGACTTGCGAAAAGCAGATTAGTTATAGACCAGCTTTGGCAACTGTCGAAAGTCGCCGTTAAAAAATCAGTAACCATTGGTGACCAACGGTTTATGCCCCTTCACCGTGCAAGGTGGCGAGGACTTTTCGAGCACCGCCATGATCACGGTGCTCGCCCAGATAAACGCCTTGCCAGGTCCCCAATGCCAGGCGACCCGCCGAAACCGGCAGACTGATCTGGCAGCCAAGTACGCTGGCCTTGAAGTGCGCCGGGAGGTCGTCCAGGCCTTCGTCGTTATGCTCATAGCCGTCTGTTCCTTGTGGGATCAGACGATTGAAAAATCGTTCGAAGTCGCGACGTACCGCCGGATCGGCGTTCTCGTTGATGGTCAACGACGCCGAGGTATGCTGCAGCCACAAATGCAACAGACCGACCCGGCACTCCCTGAGTTCAGGCAGGCCTTTGATCAACTCGTCCGTTACCAGATGAAAGCCCCGGGGCCGTGCCCGCAGGGTTATCAGAGTCTGTTGCCACATACAGTTCTCCGCACGTTCGGGGCGCATTCTAGCGCGCTCTGGGAAAAAACAAAGGCCCTAATATTCCTGCAATGATGTAAGCCATTGGCCGCAGAAAAACGCCCGTCGTAAACACGACCAAAGCCGTACGAAAAATCCTTTCAGCCTTCAACTCAATGACAAATTCCAGACAAAAAAATGCCCGGCGAACCGGGCAAGTTTTTTAATGCGCGTACTTACAGGTTGTAGCCGCGTTCGTTGTGTTGTGCCAGATCGAGGCCGACCGACTCTTCTTCCTCGGTCACACGCAGACCCATCACGGCGTCGAGGACTTTGAGGATGATGAAGGTGACGATCGCGGTGTAGATCACCGTGAAGCCGACGCCTTTGACCTGAATCCACACTTGCGCGCCAATATCGGTCACGGTGCCGAATCCACCCAGCGCCGGAGCTGCGAACACACCGGTAAGGATCGCGCCGAGGATACCGCCGATACCGTGTACGCCAAACGCGTCCAGGGAATCGTCATAACCGAGTTTGCGTTTCAGGGTGGTGGCGCAGAAGAAGCACACCACGCCTGCGGCCAGACCGATGACCAGTGCGCCCATCGGGCCCACGGTGCCGGCAGCCGGAGTGATCGCTACCAGACCGGCAACCACACCCGATGCGATACCCAGTGCGCTTGGCTTGCCGTGGGTGACCCACTCGGCAAACATCCAGCCCAGTGCGGCAGCAGCGGTAGCGATCTGAGTGACCAGCATCGCCATGCCAGCGGTGCCGTTGGCCGCTGCAGCGGAACCGGCGTTGAAGCCGAACCAGCCGACCCACAGCATCGCCGCGCCCATCAGGGTGTAACCGAGATTGTGCGGAGCCATCGGGGTGGTCGGGAAGCCTTTACGCTTACCCAATACCAGGCAGCAAATCAGACCGGCCACACCGGCGTTGATGTGCACCACGGTGCCGCCCGCGAAGTCGAGCACGCCCCAGTCCCACATCAGGCCGCCGTTGCCGGACCAGACCATGTGTGCGATCGGTGCATAAACCAGGGTGAACCAGATGCCCATGAAGATCAGCATCGCGGAGAACTTCATCCGCTCAGCGAACGCACCGACGATCAGCGCCGGGGTGATGATCGCGAAGGTCATCTGGAAGGTGATGAACACCGCCTCAGGAAACAGCGCCGCAGGACCGGTCAGGCTCGAAGGCGTGACACCGGCGAGGAACGCCTTGCCCATGCCGCCGAAGAACGAGTTGAAGTTGACGACGCCCTGCTCCATGCCGGTGGTGTCGAACGCAATGCTGTAGCCATAAATGACCCACAGGATGCTGATCAGACCGGTAATGGCGAAGCACTGCATCATCACGGAAAGAATGTTTTTCGAGCGAACCATGCCGCCGTAGAACAGCGCCAGGCCCGGGATGGTCATGAACAGCACGAGGGCTGTCGAGGTGAGCATCCAGGCGGTGTCGCCGGAATTGAGGACCGGGGCCGCCACTTCGTCTGCCGCCATTGCAAGGCTTGGCATTACGATAGACAACAGGGCTCCTAGCCCTGCGAATTTACGCAGAGTCATATTGTTTTCTCCTGGGGCGTTGGGGTTTGTGGCGGCGCTTAGATCGCGTCTGTATCGGTTTCGCCGGTACGGATGCGAATCGCCTGTTCCAGATTGACCACGAAGATCTTGCCGTCACCGATCTTGCCGGTGTTGGCCGCTTTGGTTATCGCCTCGATAACCCGATCCAGATCCTTGTCGTCGATGGCCACGTCGATTTTCACCTTGGGCAGAAAATCGACCACATATTCCGCGCCGCGATACAGCTCGGTGTGACCCTTCTGCCGGCCGAAGCCTTTGACTTCAGTAACGGTAATGCCCTGCACGCCGATTTCGGACAGCGACTCGCGCACGTCGTCCAACTTGAACGGCTTGATGATGGCAGTGACTAGCTTCATGAAACTCTCTCCCGAATTGGTGGACTTGCCCCAGGAAAACAAACCCGACTCAAGTCTAAGCGCAGTGCCTGGCTTTGTAACGCATCGTCGGCCGTACCTGCCCGACTGACGCCAGCTAACCGCTGCTGACGAAACTCCCCGCTCCGTCTGCCGCACTGCATTCGTCACAGCGACTGCATCAGTGCATGGGTCGAAGGTGACTAAGCAGAAACCTTGCCATCTCGCCAAAATCCCCTGATTTCAATCCCTTGGCCGCTGCTGCAAGCCATCGCGCCCGAAACGCCATCCGGATACGCACAACAACGGTGCGTCGCCGTCCGTGCGCCTGCGCGAAAAGCGTGCATCCCTGACCACGAGATTGACTATAGACACTGCGTGATACACTGCCGGCCATTGTTTCCAGGACATCCACCATGCTCGCGCCCAAAGACTTCCTCGACGCCCTGAGCGGCACCGCCTCCCGCCTCTTCAGCGGCGACACCCCGCTACCGAAAGCCGAAATCGAAAGCCAGTTCAAGATGCTGCTGCAGAGTGCCTTCAGCAAACTCGACTTGGTCAGCCGTGAAGAATTTGATAGCCAGATGGTTGTGTTGGCGCGCACTCGCGCCCGCCTCGAAAGCCTCGAAGCTAAAGTTGCCGAGATGGAAGCGAAGCTGACGCCGCCCGCCGAGTAAAACTGCAACGCCTGAGCAAAAATACCTTCAATTTTGCTAATAGAAATTAAACCGCTCCTGCCGAAGCAGGAGCGGTTTCCGTCAGATCAATCCTTTACAACGAATTATTCCAACGGTCTCGCAGAATCTCGTACAGGCGAAAAGCCCATAACGCGATCCTGACGAGGCGCCACATATGTTTAAGAAACTTAGACATACTTTGGCCCTCCTTGCGTGGGGCCAAACCTCCGATGTGCTTTCCGGCGTACGAACACCTTCGGGACTGCACGTGAGTGTGTCCGCTAAGGCGGCCGGTTGTGGGCTCCCCAAAACCAGCACCGGCACGGGTCTCACACCGTGTCGAGGAACATGAAATCTTTAGGCTCCCGACCACACTTTACGAATACTCAATGCGTGGGCATCGTCGTCTCGGATTTTATTGCAAGCTCCCAGAGGCAATTTAAACAAGGTGTATCAAGCCATGAAGCTAGTGGTCGGACATGAATAAAGCAGTCCACTCCAGAACCGGGTTGATAAGCGAAGGATGACTTTTGCACTTGCACCCTTGAGCAAAGGTGCATAGTCTCAGCGAACGTGAGTGTGTCCGCTAAGGATGCGCAGGCCTTGGCCTCACCGAAGCCTGCATACAAAAAAACCGCCTCCTCAAGGCGGTTTTTTTACGCTTGAAGGTTACTGTCTCCTGCAACATCCGGTGAACATTCACCCATAGAACCCACCTACCAACATCTTCTCCCCAGGCTACCCTTCAAAAACCCGCAGGAAGCGGCCCCCGATTCAGCTCAAGGAACGACCATGTCCCTCTCCATCGTCCACAGTCGCGCCCAGATTGGCGTGGAAGCCCCCGCTGTCACCGTCGAAGTCCATCTGGCCAATGGTCTGCCATCGCTGACCATGGTCGGCCTGCCCGAGGCGGCGGTGAAGGAGAGCAAGGATCGGGTGCGCAGCGCGATCATCAATTCCGGGCTGCAGTTTCCGGCGCGGCGGATCACCTTGAATCTGGCGCCGGCCGATCTGCCCAAGGATGGCGGGCGGTTTGATCTGGCGATTGCCTTGGGGATTCTCTCGGCGAGTGTGCAGGTGCCGTGTCTGACGCTGGATGATGTGGAATGTCTGGGTGAATTGGCGTTGTCCGGCGCAGTGCGAGCGGTGCGTGGCGTGTTGCCGGCGGCACTGGCGGCGCGCAAGGCTGGACGGGCACTGGTGGTGCCGCGGGCGAATGCCGAGGAGGCGTGCCTGGCTTCGGGGTTGAAGGTGTTTGCGGTGGATCATTTGCTGGAGGCGGTGGCGCACTTCAATGGGCATACGCCGGTTGAGCCCTATGTGTCCGACGGGTTGATGCACGCCAGCAAGCCTTATCCCGACTTGAATGAAGTGCAGGGGCAACTGGCGGCAAAACGGGCGCTGCTGATTGCTGCTGCGGGTGCGCATAACTTGTTGTTCAGCGGGCCGCCGGGAACCGGCAAAACCTTGTTGGCCAGCCGGTTACCGGGACTGTTGCCACCGTTGGTTGAGAGTGAAGCGCTGGAAGTCGCGGCGATTCAGTCAGTCGCCAGCGGTGCGCCGCTGACCCATTGGCCGCAGCGTCCGTTCCGCCAACCGCACCACTCGGCATCCGGGCCGGCACTGGTCGGTGGCAGTTCAAAACCGCAACCCGGCGAAATCACCCTGGCCCACCACGGCGTGCTGTTCCTCGATGAGCTGCCGGAGTTTGATCGCAAGGTGCTGGAGGTTTTACGCGAGCCTTTGGAGTCCGGGTTCATCGTGATCGCCAGGGCCAAGGACCGCGTGCGTTTCCCCGCGCGCTTTCAGTTGGTGGCGGCGATGAACCCTTGCCCCTGTGGATATCTTGGTGAACCCAGTGGCAAGTGCTCGTGCACGCCGGATATGGTTCAGCGTTATCGCAACAAGTTGTCGGGCCCCCTGTTGGACCGGATCGACTTACACCTGACGGTAGCGCGGGAGGCGACAGCGCTGAACCCTGCGGTAAAGCCAGGAGAAGACAGCGCCAGTGCGGCCGCGTTGGTAGCCGAGGCCCGTGAACGACAACAGAAACGCCAGGGATGTGCCAATGCGTTTCTTGATCTGCCAGGCCTGCGTCGCCACTGCAAGTTATCCACAGCCGATGAGGCCTGGCTGGAATCAGCCTGTGAACGGCTGACCCTGTCACTGCGCTCGGCGCACCGGTTGCTCAAGGTCGCCAGAACGTTGGCCGATCTGAGCCAGGAAAAAGACATTAAACGCGAACACCTGGCGGAGGCTTTGCAGTATCGGCCGGCAACGCAATGAAAATGACAGCGCGGCTCGCAAGTGAACTGCCCCGAAAATAAACACCCGAGCGCTGATGGCGATTGGCCGGGATGTGATATAACGACGGCGCTCTTTTTTACTACATTCTGTCTATCGTCAAGACATAGAGCATTTTTCATCATGGAGTGGAGGCGGGGCATCATGGACAAGGTTTTTACTGTTACCGGACAAAGCTGTTCAATTCATTAGTTCAAATCAAGACAAAAAATCCCTTGCCCGTCGTTATTACTCTGTTTGGCATTGGCCTTATTTAAACAAACTTTGAAAACAAAACTTCATTATGAAAAATGTTTACTTGCTCAGCAACGTGGTGGACGGCGGCAAAACTTATCTCGAGTATCTGATTCCAGCGCTAAAATCGCTTCGAGAAAAGTATAACTGTGTCGTGCTCAATACTGATCGTACCGGCTTGAATAGAGAGGAAGTCGAAGCCGTCCTCGATTTCCCGGTAGAGCAGGTTGACAATGAATTCATCGCAAGCCTGAAATCGCAGGTTGTCATTTCAAATGATGCCTATTCCGGACGCCTGCTGGACAACTCGAACTTTGGCATCTTCATCAGTCACGGCAATGTCGGGATGCCGACCAAAGACAAATATTACTACGCCGAATTGACCTCTTACTGGGATGTGGTCATCGCGTCTTCCCGGTCAGGCTTTGATTTGATTACTGCCGGGATGCAGGCATACCGTCGCGACAGAAAGGCCCTGAAAACACTATTGATCGATGGACTGGCGTTGCGCTCGGACATGCGCAGCACCAGCCCGGTGGCCACGCTGCCGGTGAAGATCCCCGGTAATTTCGAATCATCACCGCCATCGACAAAAACCTCGGATGACTACGTCGTCGGGCTTCTGCCGACCCAACTGGGTATCTGCCCGAACGGGGCGACTCTGTATGAGAATCTGCAGACCGTCATCAATGCAGTGAAGTCGCAAATTCCCCACGCGACGTTCATCTTGCGTCCGTACATGGCCGAACTTTCCCATCCGACCGTGAAGGATCTGTGCGAACAACTGTCTGCCCATGACTGGATAACCATAGACAAGCCCGGGACCAGCAGCACGGCTTTCTATACACAATGCGACACGGTCATCACCGATGCATCCACCGGCGGTGTTTCGTTCATGCTCAATACCTGCAAACTGCCGATTTATTATGTGCCCTATACCGAAGAGAGCAATCTCACGGTCGACGCCTGGCTAAAGCAAATGGATAACCTGTTGCCAATTGCCAGAAGCAACAATGAGCTCAGGGACATGGCACTGGGGTTCAGCCTGCTGAAACCAGAAGACAGCTATTACATATACAACAAGTTCTACCAGGCACAATACAGCGACTTGCCCCTGCCTCAGGAAGTGTTCCACGACCTGATTGAATACCGGCACGAGTCGCAGTATTGCCCGCTCTCGATTGACTCTTTCGGAAACATAATCGAGCGGGACAACGCTTAAAATAAAGCACGTCTGGCCTCATGCAAGGAAACAGCCTGCCGATACACTCGAATCGAACACAAGTCAGAACACTATGAAATGTGAAGCTGGTGGACAGGTAATCTGGATTACGGGCCTTTCAGGAGCGGGCAAATCAACGCTGGCCGGTGAATTGGTTGCCAGACTGCGTGCTGAAGGACGCTCGGTGGTCATACTCGATG includes:
- the rnk gene encoding nucleoside diphosphate kinase regulator, translated to MTAPSITLTRLDVQRLERLIDNLNEKDQAAPGVIALQTELDRADTVVGHDEVPADVVTMNSRVHCREEGSGKDYHLTLVYPKDANADEGKISILAPVGSALLGLKVGQHIDWPAPGGKTLKLTLLEVESQPANGGDFRE
- a CDS encoding DUF1289 domain-containing protein, which codes for MTDTAPARPPKPLYSNISPAVPSPCSGVCRLDEQKVCLGCFRHVEDIREWRSADDERRRVICAQASQRKQRGGA
- the cyaY gene encoding iron donor protein CyaY — encoded protein: MSLSEARFHDLVDETQEKLEDIFDESDLDIDMENSAGVLTVKFENGSQLIFSRQEPLRQLWLAAVSGGFHFDYDEESERWMCDKSEEQLGEMLERIVKQQADAEFDFEGL
- the lptM gene encoding LPS translocon maturation chaperone LptM; translated protein: MKRLISSLAALVAVACLVSACGQKGPLYLPDDDQDPAEQAQSSQKQPSKAHKHDVYQ
- the lysA gene encoding diaminopimelate decarboxylase — translated: MDAFNYRGGELFAEGVALSAIADRFGTPTYVYSRAHIEAQYLAYADALAGMPHLVCFAVKANSNLGVLNVLARLGAGFDIVSRGELERVLAAGGSADKIVFSGVGKTRDDMRRALEVGVHCFNVESTDELERLQVVAAELGVRAPVSLRVNPDVDAGTHPYISTGLKENKFGIAIADAEDVYVRAAHLPNLEVVGVDCHIGSQLTTLPPFLDALDRLLDLVDRLGDCGIHLRHIDLGGGLGVRYRDEEPPLAADYIKAVRERLNGRDLALVFEPGRYIVANAGVLLTQVEYLKHTEHKDFAIVDAAMNDLIRPALYQAWMDVTAVKPRDTAARKYDIVGPICETGDFLAKDRELALEEGDLLAVHSAGAYGFVMSSNYNTRGRAAEVLVDGDQAFEVRRRETVAELFAGESLLPE
- the dapF gene encoding diaminopimelate epimerase codes for the protein MLLRFTKMHGLGNDFMVLDLVSQHAHIQPKHAKQWGDRHTGIGFDQLLIVEAPSNPDVDFRYRIFNSDGSEVEQCGNGARCFARFVLDKRLTAKRQIRVETKGGIIELDVRNDGQIGVNMGAPRLVPADIPFNAPAQAISYQLEVDGTTVELAAVSMGNPHAVLRVQDINSAPVHELGPKIEHHPRFPARVNVGFLQVIDRNRAQLRVWERGAGETQACGTGACAAAVAAISQGWMDSPLLIDLPGGRLSIEWAGPGQPVLMTGPAVRVYEGQVRL
- a CDS encoding DUF484 family protein — translated: MTDKPQVPARQSDESASESLEAAAVAAYLEAHPDFFVEHEELLPALRIPHQRGDTVSLVERQMTILRDRNIEMRHRLSQLMDVARDNDRLFDKTRRLILSLMDASSLEDVVISVEDSLRQDFQVPFVSLILLGDNPAPVGRWVTHADAQVAIGGLLTEGKSVSGSLREHELDFLFGEEQRKQIGSTAVVAVSHQGIHGILAIASRDPQHYKSSVGTLFLSYIAEVMGRVLPRVNSSLRSVR
- the xerC gene encoding tyrosine recombinase XerC; translated protein: MERQLDAYCEHLRSERQVSPHTLSAYRRDLDKVLGWCIKQNIGSWAALDIQRLRSLIARLHAQGQSSRSLARLLSAVRGLYHYLNREGLCDHDPATGLAPPKGERRLPKTLDTDRALQLLEGAVEDDFLARRDQAILELFYSSGLRLSELTGLNLDQLDLADGMVQVLGKGSKTRLLPVGKKAREAIEQWLPLRAMTNPADDAVFVSQQGRRLGPRAIQVRVKLAGERELGQNLHPHMLRHSFASHLLESSQDLRAVQELLGHSDIKTTQIYTHLDFQHLAAVYDSAHPRAKRMKGDDS